The DNA segment AGCTTTTAAAGTTTTAATATAAGTTTTATAATATGATTATAAGATTTATATTAGAACTTAAAAAAATAGGTTTCTAAATGATATTTAAAAATATAATGTTAAAGTCTTTAAAATTTTTTCGTAAATTTGAATAGCGATATTTGAATTTAAATAAAAAAATTTCATATCTAAAAAATTTAATAGAGATATTAAATATAACTATAGATAACACAACTATATTATTGAACAATATGTTTAATAAGATAGTAGCCAAAGAATATTATCAAATTTAGAAGTTGTAGTTTACTATAACTTTTAGGCAAGAAAAAAGGAACCTGAATAAAATCGTAAGATTTTTTTAGGCTCCGTTTATAAGCTATTAAGGGCTAATGGTGGATGCCTTGACTGTAAGAGGCGATGAAAGACGTATTAGGCTGCGATAAGCCTCGGGGAGCTGCCAAAGAGCTTTGATCCGGGGATTTCTGAATGGGGCAACCCAATATAATGAGAATTATATTACCCTACGGGGAGCGAACCTGGTGAAGTGAAACATCTCAGTAGCCAGAGGAAGAGAAATCAATTGAGATTCCGTCAGTAGCGGCGAGCGAACGCGGATTAGGACAAACCCAATGCTTGCATTGGGGGTTGTAGGACTATAATGTGTAGTTAAAGAGAATAGATGAATTAGTTGGAAAGCTAGAGCATAGAAGGTGATACTCCTGTAATTAAAATTCTCAATAACGCTAATAGTATCCTGAGTAGGTCGGAACACGTGATATTTTGACTGAAGCTGGGGGGCCCACCCTCCAATCCTAAATACTACTTACAGATCGATAGTGAACAAGTACCGTGAGGGAAAGGTGAAAAGTACTGCAGCGAGCAGAGTGAAATAGAACCTGAAACCATTAGCTTACAATCATTCAGAGCCCTATGATTTATCAGGGTGATGGACTGCCTTTTGCATAATGAGCCTGCGAGTTGTGGTGTCTGGCAAGGTTAAGCCAAGTGCGAAGCCGTAGCGAAAGCGAGTCTTAATAGGGCGACATAGTCAGATGCTGCAGACCCGAAACGAAGTGATCTATCCATGAGCAGGTTGAAGCTGGTGTAAGAGCCAGTGGAGGACCGAACCCGCTGACGTTGAAAAGTCTTGGGATGACTTGTGGATAGGGGTGAAAGGCCAATCAAACTTCGTGATAGCTGGTTCTCTCCGAAATATATTTAGGTATAGCCTTGTGTTGTAGCATATAGGGGTAGAGCACTGAATGGGCTAGGGCTGCTTACCGCGGTACCAAACCCTATCAAACTATGAATACTATATGTGGAATCACAGGAGTCAGGCGGTGGGTGATAAAATCCGTCGTCAAGAGGGGAACAACCCAGACTAACAGCTAAGGTCCCTAAGTTACATCTAAGTGGAAAACGATGTGGAGTTACTGTGACAACCAGGAGGTTGGCTTAGAAGCAGCCATCCTTTAAAGAAAGCGTAACAGCTCACTGGTCTAGTGATTCTGCGCGGAAAATATAACGGGGCTAAGATGTACACCGAAGCTTTAGATTCAATTTTTAATTGAGTGGTAGGAGAGCGTTCTATTCAGCGTTGAAGGTATACCGGTAAGGAGTGCTGGAGCGGATAGAAGTGAGCATGCAGGCATGAGTAGCGTTAAAACAGGTGAGAATCCTGTTCGCCGAAAACCCAAGGTTTCCTACGCGATGCTCGTCATCGTAGGGTTAGTCGGGTCCTAAGTCGAGTCCGAAAGGGGTAGACGATGGCAAATTGGTTAATATTCCAATACCAACATATAAGCGCGATGTGGGGACGCATAGAGTTAATCGAGGTCACGGATGGAAGTGTGGCTCGAAGGATGTAGGTTGTTAAGTAGGCAAATCCGCTTAACGTTAGACCGAGATCTTACAGGCTCTTGACACTCTTCGGAGGAGATGGAGAATCGATGATACTGTCGTGCCAAGAAAAGCCACTAAGTATATTATATGTTGCCCGTACCGTAAACCGACACAGGTGGGTGGGATGAGTATTCTAAGGCGCGTGGAAGAACCCTCTTTAAGGAACTCTGCAAACTAGCACCGTATCTTCGGTATAAGGTGTGCCTACTTTGGTATATGGACTTGCTCCAAAAAGCTAAAGAGGTTGCAACAAAGAGTCCCTCCCGACTGTTTACCAAAAACACAGCACTTTGCTAACACGTAAGTGGATGTATAAGGTGTGACGCCTGCCCGGTGCTCGAAGGTTAATTGATGATGTCAGCGCAAGCGAAGCATTTGATCGAAGCCCGAGTAAACGGCGGCCGTAACTATAACGGTCCTAAGGTAGCGAAATTCCTTGTCAGTTAAATACTGACCTGCATGAATGGCGTAACGAGATGGGAGCTGTCTCAAAGAGGGATCCAGTGAAATTGTAGTGGAGGTGAAAATTCCTCCTACCCGCGGAAAGACGGAAAGACCCCGTGCACCTTTACTACAGCTTGACACTGTAGCTTGGATATTCATGTGCAGGATAGGTGGGAGGCTATGATGACTAGACGCCAGTAGAGTCGGAGCCATCCTTGAGATACCACCCTTGAATATTTGAGTTACTAACTGCGATGAGTTAACCTCATTCAGGACAATGTCTGGTGGGTAGTTTGACTGGGGCGGTCGCCTCCTAAATAGTAACGGAGGCTTACAAAGGTTAGTTCAGATGGGTTGGAAATCCATCGTTGAGTATAATGGCATAAACTAGCTTGACTGTGAGACCAACAAGTCGAACAGAGACGAAAGTCGGTCATAGTGATCCGGTGGTTCTGCGTGGAAGGGCCATCGCTCAAAGGATAAAAGGTACGCCGGGGATAACAGGCTGATCTCCCCCAAGAGCTCACATCGACGGGGAGGTTTGGCACCTCGATGTCGGCTCATCGCATCCTGGGGCTGTAGTCGGTCCCAAGGGTATGGCTGTTCGCCATTTAAAGCGGTACGCGAGCTGGGTTCAGAACGTCGTGAGACAGTTCGGTCCCTATCTTCCGTGGGCGTAGGAAAGTTGAAGAGATTTGTCCCTAGTACGAGAGGACCGGGATGAACCAACCACTGGTGTACCAATTGTTCTGCCAAGAGCATCGTTGGGTAGCCACGTTGGGATGTGATAAGAGCTGAAAGCATCTAAGCTCGAAGCCAACTCTAAGATGAACTTTCCCTGAAGTTCCCAGCAAGACTAGCTGGTTGATAGGCTGGATGTGTAATGGGTGTAAGCCCTTTAGCTGACCAGTACTAATAGAACGTTTGGCTTATTTTAAACAATTTTCTTTGGTTTACTATCTTATTAAGCATATTTATTATGTTTAATTAGTGTTTATTAATATAGATACAAATATGAAATACAAATAAAGACTTTAACATTAGATTCTCAAAATCACAATTTGAGTGTTAAGAGTTTATTCAAGCTTTTAACACTCGAATTTGCTGGTGGTTAAAGAGAAGTGGAAATACCCAGCCCCATTCCGAACCTGGTAGTCAAGCACTTCATCGCCGATAATACTGCAGGGTCCCCTTGTGGAAACGTAGGTCGCTGCCAGTTCATTTGAGTAATATTATGGTATAAAAGTACCAGTTCTAGCCTTTATCAAACTATTAAGATGCAAATGCTTTCTTTAGTGGTTTGGTGAAGGCTTTTTTTATGGGGTTTTTTTAGGTTTTAATATATAAATATATATTTAGAAAATCTCTTTTATTAATTAAATTCAAATTAACTACTATTTTATATTTAATAATCCTAAAAACTTTTGAATTGATATTTTGTTTTTTTTATTTCTAAAGAAATAGTATTTTAAATATGTTATTAATCTAAAATTAAGAAATGTTTCGCAATAATTTCATTATACAAATTAGGGTTAAATGTAATCCGAAGGGCTGAATTATTTTAGCTCCTATGCTTGGGACTTTTATTAAGAAGCAAGAAAGTAAATTAGCTGTGAGAAATTCACAATGTGTCATTAATAAAAAGGATTTATTATGAGAATTAATACAAACGTTTCATCTTTAACAGCTCAAGAAGCTGCTCAAAACACTACTAAAACTATTACTGGTTCTTTAGAAAAACTAAGTACTGGTTTAAAAATTAACAAGGCATCTGACGATGCTTCTGGTTTAGCTATTGCTGATAAGTTAAGAACTCAAGCAACTTCAATTAATCAAGGTATTGCTAATGGTAACTCTGCTGTTGCTTTATTACAAATCGCTGATAAATCTATGGGTGAACAGTCTAACATTCTTGATACTGTTAAGGCTAAGTTAATTCAAGCTAATACTGATACTACTTCTGCTGATGGTAGAGAAGCTATTAGAAAAGATATTACAAAACTTTTAAAACAGTTAGATAATATTGCAACTCAAACTAACTATAATGGTACAGCTCTTTTACAAGCTTCAGCAACAAGTAATGCAATTTCAGGAGGATTAAATTTCCAAATTGGTGAAAAAGCTACTGATGTTATTACAAATACTGGAATTAGATCTAATACACAAGGATTATCTTTAACGGGATTAAGTTTAGCAGCAAGTGGTTTAACAAAAACTGTTGCTTCAGCTCAACAAACTATAGTTGATAAAGCTATAACAACATTAAATGGATATAGAGGGGACATAGGTTCGACTCAAAACCAAGTTGAATCTGCTGTTAGAAACTTAATGACTCAAGCTACTAATGTTAAAGCTGCTGAATCTATTATCAGAGATGTTGATTATGCTGCTGAAAGTGCTAATTTCAACAAACAAAACATTATCGCTCAAGCTGGTTCTTATGCTATTAGCCAAGCTAATGCTGTTCAACAAAATGTATCTAGACTTTTACAATAAGTCTATCCTATTTTAAGCAAGTGATCCTTCACTTGCTTCCAATAACTCTTTTTTTTTAAAGGAAGGTTTTAATCCTTCCTTTATTCTTTTAAGCATAAACTTTAAATTATCATACTAATTTTTTTGTTATATTTATATAATCTTCTAAAATATCTATTAATTGAAAAATAAATACCTCTTTTATCTTATTTACCTTTTTAGTCTCATCTTTTACTGTTTTCTCATTAAAATAATATTTTAAATAAGGAATAATCAATAAATAGTATTTATCTAATATTAAACTTAATATCCTAAATTTAACAGCATCTAACTCAATAAATATCTTTTCTACACAATTTTCATAAAACTCTTCAAAATCTTTGAATTGTTTATCTTTTATCTCTTTTAAATTAATATTTATAAAATCTTCTATATATTTGATATCCGAATTTAAATCTAATATTTCATTCTCATCTAATCGATTTTTTGAAAAAGCTTTTAATCTATCTTTTATTGAAATATTTTTAATATCAATTTCTTTTAAACTCTCTATGTTTATATCTTCAATTTTAGTTGGAATTGTTGATTTAAAATAAGCACCATTTTGTGATAAGTTATAAATATTTATATCATCTGGTTTATCTCTTAAAATTTGTTGATCTATAAAATTTATAGAGGTATAAAATAGTGCTGATGTTGTTACTTCATCTTGGAAATTCCCTTTAACTTTTAAAGTGCTATGATTTAATCCAAAAGAGTTTCTATTATCTATCCTATTTAAATCAAATATTTTTTTAACAGAATCACTATTTTTTGAGTGTGTTTCTCCTGTTTTTTGATTTAATGCTAAATCTAAACCTATTAGATAAATCTCTTTAACATTTAATAACATTAGTATATGAAGAGTTATTTCTCCAACACTATACCCATGAAAAGCAATATTATTTTTAAATAGTTTTTTAAATAGTTCAAAGGTAAAAACTCTATTTTTATCAAATTTATTTAATGTTTTATCATTTGTTATTGCTGAAGCTAGAATTATTGTATGAGCTGGTATATCTTTTATAGCTTCATCATTAAATTGAACATCATTTACTATTTGCATTTCATCAACTGTAGATATAATATCAACTCTAATACCATTTGCTAAAAGTTTTTTATAAGCTGCTCCAATACTTACTATAAGAAATCTATTTTGGTTCTGTTTTATCCACTCAAGATTTTC comes from the Aliarcobacter cibarius genome and includes:
- a CDS encoding motility associated factor glycosyltransferase family protein, with translation MTEAQIQLQNALTTTFLANLAFLSEYDNELYHRIDELSRMIENGTYEEKYALEFNMQDGDFDIFDIVNNKYLYNKQPKKKTDELVRKVELDEKNAILNVEELFLYKNIFDVKAENRFSFNKDETLAYSSNKMKEYTNITKDYLDDKKKKLKNIKKFIFLGTLLGRHIPRISKKVNADLYIVLEKNLEIFRLSLFTVDYKILAQKGVIFSIMDEAYKEEEKIGLFLDIYKYDNYLLKFSTTGINIDSYISRILGIIASSKPTIYDYNRILYISLNRTAKRLQEEYNFPQFETISKEFDYLKNTPVLYIAAGPSLDENLEWIKQNQNRFLIVSIGAAYKKLLANGIRVDIISTVDEMQIVNDVQFNDEAIKDIPAHTIILASAITNDKTLNKFDKNRVFTFELFKKLFKNNIAFHGYSVGEITLHILMLLNVKEIYLIGLDLALNQKTGETHSKNSDSVKKIFDLNRIDNRNSFGLNHSTLKVKGNFQDEVTTSALFYTSINFIDQQILRDKPDDINIYNLSQNGAYFKSTIPTKIEDINIESLKEIDIKNISIKDRLKAFSKNRLDENEILDLNSDIKYIEDFININLKEIKDKQFKDFEEFYENCVEKIFIELDAVKFRILSLILDKYYLLIIPYLKYYFNEKTVKDETKKVNKIKEVFIFQLIDILEDYINITKKLV
- a CDS encoding flagellin → MRINTNVSSLTAQEAAQNTTKTITGSLEKLSTGLKINKASDDASGLAIADKLRTQATSINQGIANGNSAVALLQIADKSMGEQSNILDTVKAKLIQANTDTTSADGREAIRKDITKLLKQLDNIATQTNYNGTALLQASATSNAISGGLNFQIGEKATDVITNTGIRSNTQGLSLTGLSLAASGLTKTVASAQQTIVDKAITTLNGYRGDIGSTQNQVESAVRNLMTQATNVKAAESIIRDVDYAAESANFNKQNIIAQAGSYAISQANAVQQNVSRLLQ